The Kitasatospora sp. NBC_00374 genome has a segment encoding these proteins:
- a CDS encoding DUF3303 family protein — MRMLLTVQMDTDKSNKAITDNELAGIMQSAMERLQPEAAYFGAKEGQRTGFIVFDLKEPSDIPSVAEPFFMKLGAKVTLIPVMNLDDVRSGLAKAGHG, encoded by the coding sequence ATGAGGATGTTGCTGACCGTTCAGATGGACACGGACAAATCGAACAAGGCCATCACGGACAACGAACTGGCCGGGATCATGCAATCGGCGATGGAGCGGCTTCAGCCGGAAGCCGCGTACTTCGGCGCCAAGGAGGGGCAGCGAACCGGATTCATCGTCTTCGACCTGAAGGAACCGTCCGACATCCCCTCAGTCGCCGAACCCTTCTTCATGAAACTGGGCGCCAAGGTGACCCTCATTCCGGTCATGAACCTCGACGATGTCCGGAGCGGCCTGGCCAAGGCCGGCCACGGCTGA
- a CDS encoding long-chain fatty acid--CoA ligase gives MPNVLHFPVAYYGILRAGAVVVPMNPLLKAGEIAFTLRDCGARTVLTSPMSAGEAAEAAAATGADCLVVEPDGFDELLDRVEPLRAVAEAKDTDLAVILYTSGTTGTPKGAELTHRNLLSNTATAVQTLFHVGPGDVLFGGLPLFHAFGQTCALNTAVAAGATLTLLTRFDPAAALETIRRDAVTVLLGVPTMYAALLHVGLPDDFAAPRLRLAVCGGASLPVEVLHGFERRFGVAVLEGYGLSETSPVAAFNPPDGPRKPGSIGLPVRGVELRLVREDGTTAGPDEVGEIAVRGENLMAGYHNRSRATAEAIRDGWFHTGDLARVDEDGYYFIVDRKKDLIIRSGYNVYPREIEEVLYQHPAVAEAAVVGVPDPLLGEEIAAVVVLKPEAHATAEEIRDHVKSRVAAYKYPRVVTFTGALPKGPTGKILKREIVITPVES, from the coding sequence ATGCCCAACGTGCTGCACTTCCCCGTCGCCTACTACGGCATCCTCCGCGCGGGCGCCGTCGTGGTGCCGATGAACCCGCTGCTCAAGGCCGGCGAGATCGCCTTCACCCTGCGCGACTGCGGCGCCCGGACGGTGCTGACCTCGCCGATGTCGGCGGGCGAGGCGGCCGAGGCGGCCGCCGCCACCGGAGCCGACTGCCTGGTCGTCGAACCGGACGGCTTCGACGAGCTGCTCGACCGCGTCGAACCGCTGCGCGCCGTCGCCGAGGCGAAGGACACCGACCTCGCGGTGATCCTCTACACCTCGGGCACCACCGGCACGCCCAAGGGCGCCGAACTGACGCACCGCAACCTCCTCAGCAACACCGCCACCGCCGTGCAGACGCTGTTCCACGTCGGCCCCGGCGACGTGCTCTTCGGCGGCCTGCCCCTGTTCCACGCCTTCGGCCAGACCTGCGCCCTCAACACGGCCGTGGCCGCGGGGGCCACCCTGACCCTGCTCACCCGGTTCGACCCGGCGGCGGCGCTGGAGACCATCCGCAGGGACGCCGTCACCGTCCTCCTCGGCGTCCCGACGATGTACGCGGCGCTTCTGCACGTCGGGCTTCCCGACGATTTCGCCGCCCCCCGCCTGCGCCTGGCCGTCTGCGGCGGTGCGTCGCTCCCGGTCGAGGTGCTGCACGGCTTCGAGCGACGTTTCGGCGTCGCCGTGCTCGAGGGATACGGCCTTTCCGAGACGTCGCCGGTGGCCGCCTTCAACCCCCCGGACGGCCCCCGCAAGCCCGGCTCCATCGGCCTGCCCGTCCGCGGCGTCGAGCTCCGGCTGGTCAGGGAGGACGGGACGACGGCCGGGCCCGACGAGGTCGGCGAGATCGCCGTCCGCGGGGAGAACCTGATGGCCGGCTACCACAACCGGTCGCGCGCCACCGCGGAGGCGATCCGCGACGGCTGGTTCCACACCGGCGACCTCGCCCGGGTCGACGAGGACGGCTACTACTTCATCGTCGACCGCAAGAAGGACCTGATCATCCGCAGCGGCTACAACGTCTACCCACGCGAGATCGAGGAGGTCCTGTACCAGCACCCGGCGGTCGCCGAGGCCGCCGTCGTCGGAGTACCGGACCCGCTGCTGGGGGAGGAGATCGCCGCAGTCGTGGTCCTCAAGCCCGAGGCGCACGCCACCGCGGAGGAGATTCGCGACCACGTGAAGTCACGGGTGGCCGCCTACAAGTACCCGCGGGTCGTCACGTTCACCGGTGCACTCCCCAAGGGGCCGACCGGCAAGATCCTCAAACGGGAGATCGTCATCACCCCGGTCGAGTCCTGA
- a CDS encoding DUF2637 domain-containing protein, producing the protein MATEAYLRAAEQAMYGATNEYSEYIPYVTGLHAPMEDDLHATLHEQHGWHDGTPMAGGPGIHPQTAEAFGAWGHGEVFVPQPRSPVTGTGTPPVRGSRRRTAPPRAMSWSQILGSVFGLLTAVAVTAVCLVGWMLSYHPLRDLAFSRVPQGLSQLWPIIIYGPWLAGCLSVLRAALDGRRVVHSWVVVVVFSTVATVLCVADVSQALPDMVVAGLPPITSAISLHQLVRQLGGNRDARRPAARPTSHKARR; encoded by the coding sequence ATGGCGACCGAGGCCTACCTGCGTGCCGCAGAACAGGCCATGTACGGCGCGACGAACGAGTACAGCGAGTACATCCCTTACGTGACCGGCCTGCACGCGCCCATGGAGGACGATCTCCATGCCACTCTGCACGAACAGCACGGGTGGCATGACGGGACTCCGATGGCGGGCGGTCCGGGGATCCATCCGCAGACCGCCGAGGCGTTCGGGGCCTGGGGGCACGGAGAGGTGTTCGTTCCACAACCCCGCTCGCCCGTCACCGGCACGGGCACACCGCCCGTTCGGGGCTCCCGCCGGCGGACCGCCCCGCCGAGGGCGATGTCGTGGTCGCAGATCCTCGGCTCGGTGTTCGGGCTGCTCACCGCCGTGGCCGTCACCGCCGTGTGCCTGGTGGGGTGGATGCTCTCCTACCATCCGCTGCGCGATCTGGCGTTCTCCCGGGTGCCGCAGGGGCTGTCGCAGCTGTGGCCGATCATCATCTACGGGCCGTGGCTGGCGGGCTGCCTCTCGGTGCTGCGTGCCGCCCTGGACGGGCGCCGGGTCGTGCACTCCTGGGTTGTGGTGGTCGTCTTCTCCACCGTGGCAACGGTGTTGTGCGTGGCCGACGTCTCCCAGGCGCTGCCCGACATGGTGGTCGCGGGCCTCCCCCCGATCACCAGCGCTATCTCGCTGCACCAACTGGTACGCCAGCTCGGCGGGAACCGGGACGCGCGACGGCCCGCCGCCCGGCCGACTTCGCACAAAGCCCGTCGCTGA
- a CDS encoding DUF6069 family protein: MATPSSSPTPSAPRRTEAPGRVLRPAAIGIGLLANLTYVIVLSDVAGYDLRAPAVFGRPTQSVLIGVVIAASVVPALLGWGLLELLERFVPRRATVIWAALAVVVLVGGLPYNGAGVTTTDQILLAGMHLIVGVAVIPAFVLTSRLRS, translated from the coding sequence ATGGCCACCCCCTCGTCCTCACCGACACCGTCCGCTCCTCGGCGCACCGAGGCCCCCGGCCGCGTGCTGCGACCTGCTGCCATCGGCATCGGCCTCCTCGCGAACCTCACCTACGTCATCGTCCTCAGCGACGTCGCCGGATACGACCTCAGAGCTCCCGCGGTGTTCGGCCGGCCGACCCAGTCCGTCCTGATCGGCGTGGTGATCGCCGCCTCGGTCGTCCCGGCGCTGCTCGGCTGGGGGCTCCTGGAGCTGCTGGAACGATTCGTCCCACGGCGGGCCACCGTCATCTGGGCGGCGCTCGCGGTAGTGGTGCTCGTCGGCGGTCTTCCCTACAACGGGGCCGGTGTCACGACGACCGACCAGATCCTGCTGGCCGGGATGCACCTGATCGTCGGCGTGGCGGTGATTCCCGCCTTCGTTCTCACCTCGCGGCTCCGATCCTGA
- a CDS encoding TetR family transcriptional regulator, with the protein MTGRGPRGERGEQADKILAAARRSFATRGYAATSLRSVAQDAGVDPGLVNYYFRTKPGLLEAVMQPPEAFGAAVAAAAEQPVHQRGRAFVQATLHLWEDPVRAEILRAIILTAAQEPAAMQRLRQLFSELVLAVVSHSLPDTERSLRASLVATQIVGMVMNRYIWQVGDIATLPADTVVDLLAPTIQHYLADPLPTRLGDG; encoded by the coding sequence GTGACTGGGCGAGGCCCCCGGGGAGAACGCGGAGAGCAGGCGGACAAGATCCTCGCCGCCGCCCGCAGATCCTTCGCCACCCGCGGCTACGCCGCGACATCACTGCGGTCGGTCGCCCAGGACGCCGGCGTCGACCCCGGTCTGGTGAACTACTACTTCCGCACCAAGCCCGGTCTGCTGGAAGCGGTCATGCAACCCCCCGAGGCGTTCGGCGCAGCCGTGGCCGCCGCCGCCGAACAGCCCGTCCACCAGCGCGGACGGGCGTTCGTCCAGGCCACCCTGCACCTGTGGGAGGACCCCGTCCGCGCCGAGATCCTGCGCGCCATCATCCTCACCGCCGCGCAGGAGCCCGCCGCCATGCAGCGCCTGCGGCAGCTGTTCTCCGAACTCGTCCTGGCCGTCGTCTCCCACAGCCTGCCCGATACCGAACGCAGCCTGCGCGCCAGCCTCGTCGCCACCCAGATCGTCGGTATGGTCATGAACCGCTACATCTGGCAGGTCGGCGACATCGCCACCCTCCCCGCCGACACCGTCGTCGACCTCCTCGCCCCCACCATCCAGCACTACCTCGCCGACCCCCTCCCCACGAGGCTCGGCGACGGTTAG
- a CDS encoding Pycsar system effector family protein, translated as MTAPPLPPAAEVEAAAAGAVEAGRERPPVDCLDQAATLLAGVREEIARADGKAAILLGAVGATGAALIAVLAGRQWSPDQLPAVARVLWWFGAVCWTASLLFLLGVVLPRPLRSRWRPGEPITYFGDVARADHSADLHAALTLMARDPLPPLLDALRATSRIAVVKHRCVLLGAATFGAAILAALTSVLGLP; from the coding sequence GTGACCGCGCCCCCGCTGCCGCCGGCGGCAGAGGTGGAGGCAGCGGCGGCGGGGGCGGTCGAGGCGGGGCGGGAGCGTCCCCCGGTCGACTGCCTGGACCAGGCCGCGACGCTCCTGGCCGGGGTCCGTGAGGAGATCGCCCGGGCGGACGGCAAGGCGGCGATCCTGCTCGGCGCGGTCGGCGCGACCGGGGCGGCGCTGATCGCCGTCCTGGCCGGACGTCAGTGGAGCCCCGACCAGCTTCCCGCCGTCGCCCGCGTCCTGTGGTGGTTCGGCGCCGTCTGCTGGACGGCGTCCCTGCTCTTCCTGCTCGGGGTGGTACTGCCGCGCCCCCTGCGCAGCCGCTGGCGGCCGGGCGAGCCGATCACCTACTTCGGCGACGTGGCCCGCGCCGACCACAGCGCAGACCTCCACGCCGCCCTCACCCTGATGGCCCGTGACCCTCTCCCCCCGCTCCTCGACGCCCTCCGCGCGACCAGCCGCATCGCCGTGGTCAAACACCGTTGCGTCCTCCTCGGCGCCGCCACCTTCGGCGCCGCCATCCTCGCCGCCCTCACCTCCGTCCTCGGCCTGCCCTGA
- a CDS encoding AMP-binding protein — MTNLATLLTGSASARGARIAVRHGTTALTYARLDDLSARTAALLQARGVRPGDRVA; from the coding sequence ATGACCAACCTCGCCACCCTGCTGACGGGCTCCGCGTCGGCCCGCGGCGCCCGGATCGCAGTACGGCACGGGACCACCGCGCTGACCTACGCCCGACTGGACGACCTGAGCGCACGGACGGCCGCGCTGCTCCAGGCCCGCGGCGTCCGCCCGGGTGACCGGGTGGCGTGA
- a CDS encoding IS5 family transposase codes for MDRRAYPSDLSDEQWALIEPMITAWKQDRVARSATGDPGSCDLREIVNAIFYQNRTGCQWRYLPHDLPSWSAVFYYFGLWRQDGLDQRIQELLRCQVRERARRLEDPSLVIIDTQSVRAAAGVPKTTTGLDANKKVSGRKRGLAVDVLGLIIGVVVLAASAHDNAAGTALLDQVAERCGMRLEKALVDQGFKDEVVIHGALLDIDVEVVRRNPADQGKGFVPQPKRWVVEQTNGTLMLHRRLAREYDHRPDNSASRVYWASTANMTRRLTTPAPAWRDTLGLAA; via the coding sequence ATGGACAGACGGGCGTATCCGAGCGACTTATCGGACGAGCAGTGGGCGTTGATCGAGCCGATGATCACGGCCTGGAAGCAGGACCGGGTGGCGCGGTCGGCTACCGGGGATCCGGGGTCCTGCGATCTGCGGGAGATCGTGAACGCGATCTTCTACCAGAACCGGACGGGCTGTCAGTGGCGCTACCTGCCCCATGACCTGCCGTCCTGGTCGGCGGTGTTCTACTACTTCGGCCTGTGGCGCCAGGACGGGCTCGACCAGCGGATCCAGGAACTCCTGCGCTGCCAGGTGAGGGAGCGAGCCCGCCGATTAGAGGACCCGTCCCTCGTGATCATCGACACCCAGTCCGTCCGGGCGGCCGCCGGCGTCCCGAAGACCACGACGGGGCTGGACGCGAACAAGAAGGTGTCGGGGCGCAAGCGGGGACTGGCCGTGGACGTCCTGGGGCTGATCATCGGCGTTGTCGTCCTGGCCGCCTCCGCCCACGACAACGCCGCCGGCACCGCCCTGCTCGACCAGGTCGCCGAGCGGTGCGGGATGCGTCTGGAGAAGGCTCTGGTGGACCAGGGCTTCAAGGACGAGGTCGTCATCCACGGCGCTTTGCTGGATATCGACGTCGAGGTCGTCCGCCGCAACCCGGCCGACCAGGGCAAGGGTTTCGTCCCGCAGCCGAAACGGTGGGTGGTGGAGCAGACGAACGGCACCTTGATGCTGCATCGGCGCCTCGCCCGCGAGTACGACCACCGGCCCGACAACTCCGCCTCACGCGTCTACTGGGCCTCCACCGCGAACATGACCCGCCGCCTCACCACACCGGCCCCGGCCTGGCGCGACACCCTCGGACTGGCGGCGTGA
- a CDS encoding serine hydrolase domain-containing protein, with product MPRPRPRRRIRPLRPTAAVLAAASLLVLIAGPARAGGHAGEADRHGLRARLQELVDNPQGPPGVIAVLRRGDHLDVYRAGVAQVGTDRPPRPTDHMRIASVAKAFSGAVALRLVDQGLLGLDDTIAERLPALPAAWGSVTLRQLLNHTSGLPDYTSDPEFVALLTADPHRLFDSRHLLDFVADRGLEFPPGTRYQYSNSDNIAVALMAEAVTGERYENLLRTEVYRPLRLRETSLPQGYRLPRPYLHGYLVDPPNQPEDISTALGQSGVWASGGIVSTPKDFSAFMAAYAGGDLITRQTRQEQLAFIDGASEPAGPGTNQAGLAIFKYTTRCGVVYGHTGNTPGYTQLGVGTPDGRRSLTFSISEQVSKTIKPDVLAQVRAVQEDFVCALLSDDDEPHER from the coding sequence TTGCCCCGCCCGCGCCCACGTCGGCGCATCCGCCCGCTGCGCCCGACCGCCGCCGTCCTCGCCGCCGCCTCCCTCCTCGTGCTGATCGCCGGACCCGCCCGGGCCGGCGGGCACGCGGGGGAGGCGGACCGCCACGGTCTGCGGGCCCGCCTGCAGGAGCTGGTCGACAATCCCCAGGGCCCGCCCGGCGTGATCGCGGTGCTCCGCCGCGGCGACCACCTCGACGTGTACCGGGCCGGGGTCGCCCAGGTCGGCACAGACCGCCCGCCGCGTCCCACCGACCACATGCGGATCGCCAGTGTCGCGAAGGCGTTCAGCGGGGCGGTCGCCCTCCGATTGGTCGACCAGGGCCTGCTGGGCCTGGACGACACCATCGCCGAGCGGTTGCCCGCACTGCCCGCCGCGTGGGGATCCGTGACCCTGCGTCAGCTGCTCAACCACACCAGCGGGCTGCCCGACTACACCTCCGACCCGGAGTTTGTGGCGCTGCTCACCGCCGACCCGCACCGGCTGTTCGACTCCCGCCACCTGCTGGACTTCGTCGCGGACAGGGGACTGGAGTTCCCGCCCGGCACCCGCTACCAGTATTCGAACTCCGACAACATCGCGGTCGCCCTGATGGCCGAGGCCGTCACCGGCGAGCGGTACGAGAACCTGCTGCGCACCGAGGTCTACCGGCCGCTGAGGCTGCGCGAGACCAGCCTCCCGCAGGGCTACCGGCTGCCCCGGCCCTACCTGCACGGCTACCTGGTCGACCCGCCGAACCAGCCCGAGGACATCAGCACCGCGCTCGGCCAGTCGGGCGTGTGGGCCTCGGGCGGAATCGTGTCGACCCCGAAGGACTTCTCCGCCTTCATGGCCGCCTACGCCGGTGGCGATCTGATCACCCGCCAGACCCGGCAGGAACAGCTGGCCTTCATCGACGGCGCCTCGGAGCCGGCCGGTCCGGGTACGAACCAGGCCGGCCTGGCGATCTTCAAGTACACCACCCGGTGCGGCGTGGTGTACGGCCACACGGGCAACACCCCCGGGTACACCCAGCTCGGCGTGGGGACGCCGGACGGCCGGCGCAGCCTGACCTTCTCCATCAGCGAGCAGGTGAGCAAGACCATCAAACCGGATGTCCTCGCGCAGGTCCGGGCCGTGCAGGAGGACTTCGTCTGCGCCCTGCTGTCGGACGACGACGAGCCGCACGAGCGCTGA
- a CDS encoding IS21 family transposase, with translation MLTREEYLEAHTLRCLGWSIAAISRRLGRDRKTVRSYLGGERIAGVRRPPQDEFLRFLPYCRQRLADDAHLRATVLFDEIVELGYPGAYSTFTRALRRHQVRPSCTDCQGDTDGDGTAVPHPAGGEVRFAWLRLPDPPARWGCGGDAHVLVGSLTRSGRCGAVLAENEEFPQLVEAVDLVLRRLGGTANVWRFDRTPAVCSPATGRVAPALARVARYYKAGIRWPSCQCGRSGTAVDDLRISAQHWWRTVGRDTRLQVAQGSLDRLTQGMAVRGPERSAGSVAGEGLFELPATPFPARVRAVRSVTSQGLVSFRGNEYAVAPDLAGAAVEVRWRLDEPYLSIVTPRGAVIARHELAPHWAGRKVIGCQPIVLEHPARDQRAGAGCCTAHAWPSPPSAAALAEADALRGAGAVHGAQPS, from the coding sequence TTGCTCACCAGGGAGGAGTACCTGGAAGCGCACACATTGCGCTGCCTGGGCTGGTCCATCGCGGCGATCTCCCGCCGCCTGGGCCGAGATCGCAAAACCGTCAGGTCGTATCTTGGGGGGGAGCGCATAGCGGGCGTCAGGCGCCCTCCGCAGGACGAGTTTCTCCGGTTCCTGCCGTACTGCCGCCAACGCCTCGCAGACGACGCGCACCTGCGGGCGACCGTCCTGTTCGACGAGATCGTCGAGCTGGGCTACCCGGGCGCCTACTCGACCTTCACCCGTGCCCTGCGCAGGCATCAGGTGCGCCCGTCCTGCACGGACTGCCAGGGCGACACCGACGGGGACGGCACGGCCGTTCCGCACCCGGCCGGCGGCGAAGTGCGGTTCGCCTGGCTGAGGTTGCCCGATCCGCCCGCCAGGTGGGGCTGCGGTGGCGACGCCCATGTGCTGGTGGGCTCACTCACCCGCTCGGGCCGCTGCGGAGCGGTGCTGGCGGAGAACGAGGAGTTCCCGCAGCTGGTCGAGGCGGTGGACCTGGTCCTGAGACGACTGGGCGGCACCGCCAACGTGTGGCGGTTCGACCGGACGCCCGCCGTGTGCAGCCCGGCGACCGGCCGGGTGGCGCCGGCGCTGGCCCGGGTGGCCAGGTACTACAAGGCCGGAATCAGGTGGCCCTCCTGCCAGTGCGGCCGCTCCGGTACGGCAGTCGACGACCTCCGGATCTCCGCCCAGCACTGGTGGCGCACGGTCGGCCGCGACACCCGCCTCCAGGTCGCCCAGGGCAGTCTGGACCGGCTCACACAAGGAATGGCCGTCCGCGGTCCCGAGCGCAGTGCGGGGAGCGTCGCGGGAGAGGGGTTGTTCGAGCTGCCGGCCACGCCGTTCCCGGCGCGGGTCCGAGCCGTCCGCAGTGTCACCTCCCAGGGGCTGGTCTCCTTCCGCGGCAACGAGTACGCGGTGGCACCCGACCTGGCCGGCGCCGCGGTGGAAGTCCGGTGGCGCCTCGACGAGCCGTATCTGTCGATCGTCACACCGCGCGGGGCGGTCATCGCCCGCCACGAGCTGGCACCGCACTGGGCGGGACGGAAGGTGATCGGCTGCCAGCCGATCGTCCTCGAGCACCCTGCGCGCGACCAGCGTGCCGGTGCCGGGTGCTGCACCGCCCACGCCTGGCCCTCGCCGCCCTCGGCAGCGGCCCTCGCCGAGGCCGACGCCCTGCGCGGAGCCGGTGCGGTGCACGGCGCGCAGCCGTCCTGA
- a CDS encoding Crp/Fnr family transcriptional regulator — translation MATQVGLGDRVPYLARLDEPARDELRSLGLPQSVAADTVVLHEGEPSTHILLVIDGWLRVTASSANGHEGLLALRGPGEVVGELAAIDGRTRSARVSTMSAARLLAVRSADFRAFLERTPGAALALVAVLAERLRIADRRRLEAAAHTVPERLARLLLDLAEQHGTERPDGTVIAIGLSQRELAGSVGASREAVARVLKDLRDRAVVTTDRRSVVVRRPEVLRRIAGSVHSVTDPPRRPSPRGEEDRRSMGDTSGARLGGLRSGRPARAADLTDPTDLTDTTDPTDLTDPTGLE, via the coding sequence GTGGCCACGCAGGTCGGCCTCGGGGACCGCGTCCCCTATCTGGCACGCCTGGACGAGCCGGCCCGGGACGAGCTGCGCTCGCTCGGGCTGCCGCAGTCGGTCGCGGCCGACACAGTGGTGCTGCACGAGGGCGAACCGTCCACCCACATCCTGCTGGTGATCGACGGCTGGCTGCGGGTGACGGCCTCCTCGGCCAACGGCCACGAGGGGCTGCTCGCCCTGCGGGGCCCCGGCGAGGTCGTCGGCGAGCTGGCGGCGATCGACGGTCGGACACGCTCGGCGCGAGTCTCGACCATGAGTGCCGCCCGGCTGCTCGCCGTCAGATCCGCCGACTTCCGGGCCTTCCTGGAACGGACACCCGGGGCCGCGCTGGCCCTGGTGGCCGTCCTCGCCGAACGTCTGCGGATCGCCGACCGCAGACGGCTGGAGGCGGCCGCGCACACCGTGCCCGAGCGGCTCGCCCGGCTGCTGCTCGACCTGGCCGAACAGCACGGGACGGAGCGGCCCGACGGGACCGTCATCGCCATCGGGCTCTCCCAGCGCGAACTCGCCGGCTCCGTGGGCGCCTCGCGCGAGGCCGTCGCCCGGGTCCTGAAGGACCTCCGGGACCGCGCTGTGGTCACCACCGACCGCCGCAGCGTGGTGGTGCGGAGGCCCGAGGTGCTGCGGCGGATCGCCGGCTCTGTGCACTCGGTCACAGACCCTCCGCGTCGTCCGTCACCGCGCGGCGAGGAGGACCGCAGGAGCATGGGCGACACGTCCGGAGCGAGGCTCGGGGGGCTTCGCTCCGGCCGTCCCGCGCGCGCGGCCGACCTGACCGACCCGACCGACCTGACTGACACGACCGACCCGACCGACCTGACCGACCCGACCGGCCTGGAGTAA
- a CDS encoding cupin domain-containing protein, with amino-acid sequence MTMAYLAQPDQQQTLEWLHGGLFTILLDSQATEGRLSVGRFDIPKGEAPPFHVHTREDEVFLLLKGEALVWVGDERHELSEGGIVYLPRNIPHGYRITSDRADLLLMATPAGIEEMFRHAGRDITTPRPDGFEITKEKLAEAAALRGNLIIGPPR; translated from the coding sequence ATGACCATGGCCTACCTCGCCCAACCCGACCAGCAGCAGACCCTCGAATGGCTCCACGGCGGACTGTTCACCATTCTGCTCGACAGCCAGGCCACCGAAGGACGGCTCAGTGTCGGACGGTTCGACATACCCAAGGGCGAGGCCCCGCCCTTCCACGTCCACACCCGCGAGGACGAGGTGTTCCTCCTCCTCAAGGGCGAGGCGCTCGTGTGGGTCGGGGACGAACGCCACGAACTGTCCGAAGGCGGCATCGTCTACCTGCCCCGCAACATCCCCCATGGCTACCGCATCACGTCCGACCGCGCAGACCTCCTCCTCATGGCCACCCCCGCAGGGATCGAGGAGATGTTCCGGCACGCCGGACGCGACATCACCACCCCCCGCCCCGACGGGTTCGAGATCACCAAGGAGAAGCTCGCCGAAGCCGCCGCCTTGCGCGGCAACCTCATCATCGGACCACCTCGCTGA
- a CDS encoding CocE/NonD family hydrolase, with protein MHTLKDEWIAASDGVRICADVYLPDGDGPFPTLYAVAPYQKDLLYLPAVSMFRYVETGPLDYWTGHGYAVVVGDQRGTGRSEGEFELFGPAEQRDFYDTIEWIASRPWSTGKVSMIGESAYSVNQWLAAAQRPPHLTCALIYSGFTNLYHDAVYHGGIYSMGFLNFWSTDNLRAAATIGGTPPRPGGITADVIGMTLDRPVVDDWWDERAVKVENIDVPVLNIAWWYSIGLHLRGQLDGYERLQRADKRLVVLAGTDSHERYYRPEFLDTYIRPWYDHWLKGIDNGVMDGPPVRIQVANSGRPLQEESEWPPRRAEPTTYYLHPEPAHAVRSLNDGSLTTTPPTGPTGQPTVYDYPNPEWTVGTTVMTDGIPQPTRGILTFTTPPLERDTEVTGKITLVLYAESDQTDTDFHVKVSEQKAVPKLKQTLMRKVAKNVPPRSVMVTRGWLKASHRTHPPQPIEPGTVVRYEIDVWPTSYLFPKGSRIRLEIANGDSPVADGLFHHYYGHQVGRNLIHHDADHPSHLVLPVIR; from the coding sequence ATGCACACGCTCAAAGATGAGTGGATCGCGGCGTCCGACGGCGTCCGGATCTGCGCAGATGTGTACCTGCCGGACGGGGACGGCCCGTTCCCGACGCTGTACGCGGTGGCGCCGTACCAGAAGGACCTGCTGTACCTGCCGGCGGTGTCGATGTTCCGGTACGTCGAGACCGGCCCGCTCGACTACTGGACCGGCCACGGCTACGCGGTCGTGGTCGGCGACCAGCGCGGCACCGGAAGGTCCGAGGGGGAGTTCGAGCTGTTCGGGCCCGCCGAGCAACGCGACTTCTACGACACCATCGAGTGGATCGCCTCCCGGCCCTGGTCGACCGGGAAGGTGTCGATGATCGGGGAGAGCGCCTACAGCGTGAACCAGTGGCTGGCCGCCGCGCAGCGCCCGCCGCACCTGACCTGTGCGCTGATCTACAGCGGGTTCACGAACCTCTACCACGACGCGGTCTACCACGGCGGCATCTACTCCATGGGGTTCCTCAACTTCTGGTCGACCGACAACCTCCGGGCCGCCGCCACCATCGGCGGCACTCCGCCCCGGCCCGGCGGCATCACCGCCGACGTCATCGGCATGACCCTGGACCGGCCCGTCGTCGACGACTGGTGGGACGAGCGAGCGGTGAAGGTCGAGAACATCGACGTCCCGGTGCTGAACATCGCCTGGTGGTACAGCATCGGCCTGCATCTGCGCGGTCAGCTCGACGGCTACGAACGCCTCCAGCGCGCCGACAAGCGCCTCGTGGTGCTCGCCGGCACCGACAGCCACGAGCGCTACTACCGACCCGAGTTCCTCGACACCTACATCCGCCCCTGGTACGACCACTGGCTCAAGGGCATCGACAACGGCGTCATGGACGGCCCGCCGGTCCGCATCCAGGTCGCCAACTCCGGGCGCCCGCTGCAGGAGGAATCCGAATGGCCGCCCCGGCGCGCCGAGCCGACCACGTACTACCTGCACCCCGAACCCGCACACGCCGTCCGCTCACTCAACGACGGCAGCCTCACCACCACCCCGCCCACCGGGCCGACCGGACAGCCGACCGTCTACGACTACCCCAACCCCGAGTGGACGGTGGGCACCACCGTCATGACCGACGGCATCCCACAGCCCACCCGCGGCATCCTCACCTTCACCACCCCACCCCTGGAACGAGACACCGAGGTCACCGGGAAGATCACCCTGGTGCTGTACGCGGAGTCCGACCAGACCGACACCGACTTCCACGTCAAGGTCTCCGAGCAGAAGGCCGTTCCGAAGCTCAAGCAGACCCTGATGCGCAAGGTCGCCAAGAACGTGCCGCCGCGCTCCGTGATGGTCACCCGCGGCTGGTTGAAGGCCTCCCACCGCACCCACCCTCCCCAGCCGATCGAGCCGGGGACGGTCGTCCGCTACGAGATCGACGTCTGGCCGACCTCCTACCTGTTCCCCAAGGGCAGCCGCATCCGCCTGGAGATCGCCAACGGGGACTCCCCGGTCGCCGACGGCCTGTTCCACCACTACTACGGCCACCAGGTGGGCCGCAACCTCATCCACCACGACGCCGACCACCCCTCCCACCTCGTCCTGCCCGTCATCCGCTGA